TTGTTGAACTCGGAATGGACCAGCGCCTCGGCCTCGCCGCGCTCGACGAAGCCGTCGCGGTTGGTGTCGAGGTTCTGGAATTCGGCGCGGGCGCGGGTGCGGCGCTCCTCGAGCGGCGGCAGGCCGGGCGCGTCGGCCGGGGTCACAGGCGGCTCGACGACCTTGATGAACTCCTCGACCGACAGCCTGTTGTCCTTGTTGGCGTCCAGCGCTTCGAACGACTTCATCCGGTACTTCAGGAAGTCGGCGCGCGTGACCTCGCCCTTCTTGTTGACATCGATGTCGACGAACCACTGGGGAAGCGGCACGGGCGCGGGCGCACCGAGCGGTCCGCCGGCAGCCGGCGGCGTCGCGGCAGCGCCGGCCGAGGGTGGCGCCGCGGGCTGGGCAGGCTGCGCCGGCGGGGCGGCCTGGGCAGGCGGTCGGTTCTGTGGCCAGGCCTGTGTCGGGGGAGTCTGCGCGGCTACCGGGAAGGCGAGGCAGGCTGCGGTCAGGAACAGGGTCGAGCGGAACGTGCGATTCATTGCGGTGAGCCCGCTTTTTTGGAAGGGGAGATTTCGTATCGGTTGCAAACTGCGGCGTGTCAATGTCCGCCGGTCAAAGCCAACCTGCGGCGCAATCGCGCCGAAAGCATGGCGTCGTTCCATTTGAGTTGCACGGCTACGCAGGATGAGCCATCGTAATTGAAAGGCAGACTCCGAAGAAGGGTCTCAAGTAGTTGGGAGGACAGGGTAATTTCGCTGGTTTGGCGTGTGTAATGCGCCGGCTGGCGAAACCGGCATTTCACATGGCAGGACCATCCACATCTCGCAGCGCGCCGCTGCTCAGCGTGCGCGACGTTTCCGTCCGGTTCGGCGGCATCGTCGCCCTCGACGGCGTATCCTTCGACGTCTTTGCCGGCCAGATCGCCGGCCTGATCGGTCCCAACGGGGCCGGCAAGACGACCCTCTTCAATTGCCTGAGCCGGCTCTACACGCCCAGCAGCGGCGACGTGCAGTTCGAGGGCAAGACGATCCTGAACCGGCCGAGACACGCCATCCCCCAGATCGGCATCGGCCGCACGTTCCAGAACGTGGCCCTGTTCGACAACATGTCGGTTCTCGACAATGTGAAGGTCGGTTGCCACAGCGTCAGTTCGACCAGCTTCCTGGAGAACGCGCTGCGCGTTCCCAAGGTCAAGGTCGAGGAGGAGGCGATCACCCGGCGGGCCGAGGAGCTGATCGCCTTCATGGACCTGGTGCCCTTTACCCACGCCATAGCTGGCCCGTTGCCGTTCCCGATCCGCAAAAGGGTGGAACTCGCTCGCGCGCTGGCCTCCAGCCCCAAGCTTCTGCTGCTCGACGAGCCGGCGGCCGGGTTGAACCACGACGAGATCGAGGTGCTGAAGGGCCAGATCAAGCGTGTTCGCGACCTCCAGAACGTCACGGTGCTCCTGGTCGAGCATCATATGAGCCTGGTCATGTCCGTGTCGGACAAGGTCGTGGCGATCGATTTTGGCAAGAAGATCGCCGACGGCACGCCGGCGGAAGTGCAGCGCGATCCGGAAGTGATCCGCGCCTATCTGGGGACCTCGTAATGGCGGCGCTTCTCGAGGTTAAGGGGCTCAAGGCCTTCTACGGCCAGACGCAGTCGCTCTACGATGTCGCCTTCGACATCCCCACCGGCGGCATCACGACCCTGCTGGGCGCCAACGGCGCCGGCAAGACGACCACGCTGCGGGCGATCTGCAACATGGTCCGAACCGACGGCACGATCCGCTTCGACGGCAAGGACATCCGCGGCATGGCCACGGAAGAGATCGTGCGCCAGCGCATCGCCCATGTCCCGGAGGGACGCGGCACCTTCACGACGCTTACGGTCGACGAGAATCTCCGCATCGCAGCCTACACCCGCAAGGACAAGCAGGGGGTGAAGGACGAGCTGGAGCGTGTCTTCGTCTACTTCCCGCGCCTCAAGGAACGCATCCAGCAGCAGGCCGGCACGCTGTCGGGCGGCGAGCAGCAGATGCTGGCCATCGCCCGTGCATTGATGCTGAAGCCGCGCCTGATGCTGCTCGACGAGCCTTCGTTCGGCCTGGCGCCGCTGATCGTGCTGGAGATCTTCCGCATCCTGCGGCGCATCAACGAGGAAGAGAAAGTGAGCATCCTGCTGGTCGAGCAGAACGCCGCGCTCGCCCTCGACCTCGCCACGCATGCCTACGTGCTCGAAACCGGCAGGGTCGTGATGTCGGGTCCCTCGGACGTCGTCAAGAACGACGAGAACGTCCGCAAATCCTACCTCGGCTACTGAGGCCAGACCTACATGGAACAGTTTCTCCAGCAGATCGCTTCCGGCCTCGCCAACGGCGCCATCTATGCCTGCGTGGCCCTTGCGCTGGTCATGATCTACGTCTCGACCGACCACATCAATTTCGCCCAGGGCGAGATGGCGATGTTCAGCACCTACATCTCCTGGCAGCTCATGAGCTGGGGGATGAGCTTCTGGGTCGCGTTCGTGCTCACGGTTCTCATATCCTTCGCCATGGGCGTGCTGATCGAGCGGTTGATCCTGAGACCGCTGCACAATGCGCCGGTCCTCTCGATCATCGTGGTGTTCATCGGCCTGCTGGCAATTTTCAACTCGATGGCCGGCGCCTTCTGGAGCTACCTGATCAAGGAGTTCCCGTCGCCGTTCCCCAAGAGCAGCTTCGGCATCGCCGGCGTGATCGGGCCGCATCAGCTGGGGGTGGTGGTGATCACCCTGATCGTGCTGGGGCTCCTGTTCGTGTTCTTCCGCTACACGCCGCTCGGTCTGGCGATGCGCGCGGCGGCGCAGAACCCGCAGATGGCGCGCCTGGTCGGGGTGCGGGTCGACTGGATGCTGGCGCTGGGATGGGGCCTCGCCGCCTCGGTCGGTGCGGTGGCCGGCATCATGGTCGCCCACATCGTCTATCTCGAACCCAACATGATGGGCGGCATCCTGCTCTACGCCTTTGCCAGTGCCCTGGTCGGGGGCATCTCGAACCCGGCCGGCGCGGTCGCCGGCGGCTTCATCGTCGGCATCCTCGAGAACATGGTGGCCTATGCCGGCAACCAGATCGAGAAGGCGACCGGCGTCTACATCATCGGCAACGGCGAGAAGCTCACGGTGGCGCTCATCATCGTGATCTTCGTGCTGACGGTTAAGCCCGCGGGCCTGTTCGGCCGCGTCGTCGTGAAGAGGGTCTGACATGACCGGGTCCAAGAAATGGGTGCTGGGGCTGATCGCCCTGGCTTTCCTCGTGCCGCTGCTGCGGCCGGTGTTCCCCGACGTGGTCTCGGACTATCGTCTGTTCCTCGTCAGCACGATGATCATCGCCTCGATCGCGGTGCTCGGCCTGAACCTGCTGACCGGCTTCAACGGGCAGTTCTCGCTGGGCCACGGTGCCTTCTACGCGGTCGGCGCCTATACGGCGGCGATCCTGATGGACAAGCTGAACGTGCCCTACTGGGCGACGATCCCGGCGGCGGCCATCGTGTGCTTCATCGTCGGCTATCTGTTCGGCCTGCCGGCGCTGAAGCTCGAAGGGCACTATCTCGCGCTCGCGACCTTCGCGCTCGCCCTCGCGGTGCCGCAGATCCTCAAATACAAGTGGCTCGAGGGCCTGACCGGCGGCGTGCAGGGTATCGTGCTGCTGAAGCCCGAGGTGCCGTTCGGCTTGCCGTTGAGCGAGGACCAGTGGCTCTACTATTTCTGCCTCGTGGTCATGATCGTGCTGTTCTGGGGCGCGGCGAACATGCTGAACAGCCGCAGCGGCCGCGCCATGATGGCGATCCGCGACCAGTACATGGCGGCCGACACGATGGGCATCGACACGGCGCTCTACAAGACCGTCACCTTCGGCATCAGCGCCGCCTATACGGGCATCGCGGGTGCACTGTCGGCCTCGGCCATCGCCTTCGTGGCGCCGGACAGTTTCGGCATCTTCCTCTCGATCAAGTTCCTGATCGGTCTGGTCGTGGGCGGCATCGGCTCTCTGCTGGGATCGGTGCTGGGCGGCATCTTCT
This DNA window, taken from Reyranella humidisoli, encodes the following:
- a CDS encoding ABC transporter ATP-binding protein produces the protein MAGPSTSRSAPLLSVRDVSVRFGGIVALDGVSFDVFAGQIAGLIGPNGAGKTTLFNCLSRLYTPSSGDVQFEGKTILNRPRHAIPQIGIGRTFQNVALFDNMSVLDNVKVGCHSVSSTSFLENALRVPKVKVEEEAITRRAEELIAFMDLVPFTHAIAGPLPFPIRKRVELARALASSPKLLLLDEPAAGLNHDEIEVLKGQIKRVRDLQNVTVLLVEHHMSLVMSVSDKVVAIDFGKKIADGTPAEVQRDPEVIRAYLGTS
- a CDS encoding ABC transporter ATP-binding protein; the protein is MAALLEVKGLKAFYGQTQSLYDVAFDIPTGGITTLLGANGAGKTTTLRAICNMVRTDGTIRFDGKDIRGMATEEIVRQRIAHVPEGRGTFTTLTVDENLRIAAYTRKDKQGVKDELERVFVYFPRLKERIQQQAGTLSGGEQQMLAIARALMLKPRLMLLDEPSFGLAPLIVLEIFRILRRINEEEKVSILLVEQNAALALDLATHAYVLETGRVVMSGPSDVVKNDENVRKSYLGY
- a CDS encoding branched-chain amino acid ABC transporter permease; protein product: MEQFLQQIASGLANGAIYACVALALVMIYVSTDHINFAQGEMAMFSTYISWQLMSWGMSFWVAFVLTVLISFAMGVLIERLILRPLHNAPVLSIIVVFIGLLAIFNSMAGAFWSYLIKEFPSPFPKSSFGIAGVIGPHQLGVVVITLIVLGLLFVFFRYTPLGLAMRAAAQNPQMARLVGVRVDWMLALGWGLAASVGAVAGIMVAHIVYLEPNMMGGILLYAFASALVGGISNPAGAVAGGFIVGILENMVAYAGNQIEKATGVYIIGNGEKLTVALIIVIFVLTVKPAGLFGRVVVKRV
- a CDS encoding branched-chain amino acid ABC transporter permease, with translation MTGSKKWVLGLIALAFLVPLLRPVFPDVVSDYRLFLVSTMIIASIAVLGLNLLTGFNGQFSLGHGAFYAVGAYTAAILMDKLNVPYWATIPAAAIVCFIVGYLFGLPALKLEGHYLALATFALALAVPQILKYKWLEGLTGGVQGIVLLKPEVPFGLPLSEDQWLYYFCLVVMIVLFWGAANMLNSRSGRAMMAIRDQYMAADTMGIDTALYKTVTFGISAAYTGIAGALSASAIAFVAPDSFGIFLSIKFLIGLVVGGIGSLLGSVLGGIFYVLVDNSAQSLTQFIRNDLGLPFDLSAYTVFGVLLIAIIYLMPMGIAGGLYMAYRKLRGARA